One window of the Dendropsophus ebraccatus isolate aDenEbr1 chromosome 12, aDenEbr1.pat, whole genome shotgun sequence genome contains the following:
- the LOC138769953 gene encoding guanylate-binding protein 1-like, with translation MPAVFSMPQPVCLIENDGGKLVVNKKAEKLLSEISEPVIVVAIAGKYRTGKSYLMNKLAGCNSGFPLGSSIQSKTKGIWMWCVPHPRKPGHVLVLLDTEGLGDVEKGDSKNDTWIFSLTVLLSSALVFNSMGTIDQQAIEQLHFVTELTKMIKLKSSDTRDEMEEYKAFLPSFTWCVRDFTLELMRDGKEISEDEYLMMSLELKQGENVQNCNLPRECIRNFFHSHKCFVFDCPTSKKNLQRLEEVKESELEEEFVEQAAKFYQYIIRNAGVKRLTGGIIVSGKMLGNLTSLYVDTIQSGAIPNMDNAVLALAEIENTAALQEALTRYECEMDKNVWKFPTLNELEFVKMHLKCVRKAKEVFDKQSFSDEDQKYLQKLKNEIKKKRKEYIKINEDLSRAECNKLLQDLSKTMQDGLMQGRYSRPGGHMLFLMDKLVFLERYHRMPGKGVKSLEVLENFIRENKNIEAAILKAEERAAHAEIQLAESHERTMQAQRQRQSVEQQNRNLQLSIDQQSVRHKQHINSLTEMMEQNKRRMIQEDQARIAQRLQAQESRLSATHQQSLNDLQRTVDDLKRQNNQRQSGGGGGGCILC, from the exons ATGCCTGCAGTATTCTCAATGCCACAACCAGTGTGTCTAATAGAAAATGATGGGGGTAAACTGGTGGTCAATAAAAAAGCGGAGAAACTTCTCTCAGAAATCTCAGAACCGGTGATTGTTGTGGCCATCGCAGGAAAATATAGGACTGGAAAATCTTATTTAATGAACAAGCTGGCTGGATGTAACAGCG GTTTTCCCCTGGGATCCAGTATCCAATCCAAGACTAAAGGGATCTGGATGTGGTGTGTTCCTCACCCTCGGAAACCTGGACATGTTCTGGTTCTGCTGGACACAGAGGGACTGGGAGACGTAGAGAAG GGAGACAGCAAAAATGACACCTGGATCTTCTCATTGACTGTTCTACTAAGCAGCGCTCTGGTGTTTAACAGTATGGGGACCATCGATCAGCAAGCGATTGAGCAATTACA CTTTGTCACTGAACTAACAAAGATGATAAAATTGAAGTCCTCTGATACCAGAGATGAGATGGAGGAATACAAGGCGTTCTTACCATCATTTACCTGGTGCGTCCGAGACTTTACCCTAGAACTGATGAGGGATGGCAAGGAAATATCGGAAGACGAATATCTAATGATGAGCCTAGAACTCAAACAAG GTGAAAACGTACAAAACTGCAACCTCCCTCGTGAATGCATCCGAAACTTTTTCCACTCTCACAAATGTTTTGTGTTTGATTGCCCAACTTCTAAGAAAAACCTGCAGCGTCTGGAAGAGGTGAAGGAGAGCGAACTGGAAGAGGAGTTTGTGGAGCAGGCGGCCAAATTCTACCAGTATATAATAAGGAACGCTGGAGTTAAAAGGCTGACTGGTGGAATTATAGTCAGTGGGAAAA TGTTAGGTAATCTTACCTCCTTGTATGTGGACACTATTCAGAGCGGAGCAATTCCTAACATGGACAATGCCGTCCTGGCTCTTGCGGAGATTGAAAACACGGCAGCTTTGCAAGAAGCTCTGACCAGATATGAATGTGAGATGGACAAAAATGTCTGGAAGTTCCCAACACTGAACGAATTAGAGTTTGTGAAGATGCACCTGAAATGTGTGAGAAAGGCCAAAGAAGTCTTCGATAAACAATCATTTAGTGATGAGGATCAGAAGTATCTACAAAAACTAAAG AATGAGATtaagaagaaaaggaaagaatATATAAAGATAAATGAAGATCTATCAAGAGCCGAATGTAACAAACTTCTCCAGGACCTCAGCAAGACAATGCAAGATGGGCTCATGCAGGGACGTTACTCCCGACCTGGAGGACATATGCTTTTCCTAATGGATAAGCTAGTATTCCTGGAGAGATATCACCGAATGCCAGGAAAGGGAGTAAAG TCTCTGGAGGTGCTGGAAAATTTCATACGTGAAAACAAGAACATTGAAGCTGCCATCCTCAAAGCCGAGGAGAGGGCTGCCCATGCAGAGATACAGCTAGCAG AGTCCCATGAGCGGACCATGCAAGCACAACGGCAGCGGCAATCTGTGGAGCAGCAAAACAGAAACCTGCAGCTGTCTATAGACCAACAGAGCGTCAGGCACAAGCAACATATAAACTCCCTTACAGAAATGATGGAGCAGAACAAAAGGAGGATGATTCAAGAGGATCAGGCGCGGATAGCTCAGAGACTTCAG